A stretch of the Xiphias gladius isolate SHS-SW01 ecotype Sanya breed wild chromosome 21, ASM1685928v1, whole genome shotgun sequence genome encodes the following:
- the sp1 gene encoding transcription factor Sp1 isoform X2, whose protein sequence is MAAVGSGGGFSQKRNTNSQDSQQPSPLALLAATCSRIDTPGENDSATDQQQNQQQQLDLNQGVFTSSANGWQVIPLSSQASAGTNTVTTDTSGVMTGVDPGKSRQVLSPPAAAASTQGQQQQPQQYVVAQAPSMQGQQVLTTISGVVPNIQYQVIPQFQTVDGQPLQFAHTQQDSAVPAAAGPGQQFQIVSSPNGQQLIAATNRAGPAGNIITMPSLLQGAIPIQNISLGNGVLQNQPQFLANMPVSLNGNITLLPVSTGTSGTGEANGGGDTGGNQLIQQQSQQPVSSNSGASYMTSVSTVTTQTSSSYGMTQTQNTNGAVTGTFQQNTASSLGVPIQPDNRDGQQPQQILLQPQQVIQGGAPLQTIQAGTVTTAGGQVFAAPTLSQEGLQNLQIMPNTGPILLRTVGPNGQVSWQTIQIQSPAGAQITLAPVQSLPQLGQAQGAAAAGGVSVNTVQIPGIQTINLNTLGGSGLQMHQLQGVPITIASTAGEQALHTGGESLDDSTAMDEEDISPPPQGRRNRREACTCPFCKDGEGRDPTKKKQHICHITGCGKIYGKTSHLRAHLRWHTGERPFVCSWSFCGKRFTRSDELQRHKRTHTGEKKFVCPECPKRFMRSDHLSKHVKTHLNKKAAAATTSSTTVSADAASPAAGTEAGTGAVSANDQHTIVTMETLSAESIARLASSGINMMQVDLHQINGNSY, encoded by the exons ATGGCCGCTGTGGGGAGCGGTGGAGGCTTCAgtcaaaagagaaacacaaactcTCAA GACTCACAGCAACCATCTCCTCTCGCCCTGTTGGCAGCCACATGCAGTCGCATTGACACCCCAGGAGAGAACGATTCAGCCACAGACCAACAACAaaaccagcagcaacagcttGACCTAAACCAGGGTGTTTTCACCTCCAGTGCCAACGGCTGGCAGGTTATCCCTCTCAGCAGCCAAGCGTCCGCAGGCACTAACACAGTCACCACTGACACTTCAGGGGTGATGACAGGAGTAGACCCAGGCAAGAGCAGACAGGTGCTGTCACCACCAGCAGCTGCCGCGAGCACTCagggacagcagcagcagccacagcagtaTGTAGTAGCTCAGGCTCCATCGATGCAGGGTCAGCAGGTGCTTACCACCATATCAGGTGTGGTGCCCAACATTCAGTACCAGGTTATTCCCCAGTTTCAGACAGTAGATGGCCAGCCACTGCAGTTCGCACACACTCAGCAGGACTCTGCTGTACCTGCTGCAGCAGGACCAGGGCAACAGTTTCAGATAGTGTCCTCTCCTAATGGCCAGCAGCTCATAGCTGCAACCAACAGAGCTGGTCCAGCAGGAAACATCATAACGATGCCCAGTCTCCTTCAGGGAGCCATCCCCATACAAAATATAAGCTTAGGCAATGGAGTGTTACAAAACCAGCCCCAGTTCCTGGCAAATATGCCCGTGTCACTAAATGGAAACATCACTTTGTTGCCTGTCAGTACTGGAACAAGTGGTACAGGAGAGGCAAATGGTGGAGGGGATACAGGGGGAAACCAGCTTATACAACAGCAATCGCAACAGCCGGTGTCTTCCAACAGCGGGGCAAGTTACATGACAAGTGTATCCACTGTCACCACGCAGACCTCCTCTTCCTATGGAATGACCCAAACACAGAACACTAATGGAGCAGTGACAGGGACATTCCAGCAGAACACAGCATCTTCCCTGGGGGTCCCGATCCAACCAGACAACAGAGATgggcagcagccacagcagatCCTTCTCCAGCCTCAGCAAGTTATCCAAGGTGGAGCACCCCTCCAGACCATTCAGGCTGGTACTGTCACGACCGCAGGCGGTCAGGTATTTGCGGCTCCGACACTCAGCCAGGAAGGGCTTCAAAATCTTCAAATTATGCCAAACACAGGCCCCATCCTCCTGCGCACTGTAGGCCCAAATGGCCAGGTGAGCTGGCAGACCATTCAGATCCAGAGTCCGGCGGGAGCACAGATCACGCTGGCCCCAGTGCAGTCTCTCCCCCAACTCGGCCAGGCTCagggagctgctgcagctggaggagtATCTGTCAACACAGTGCAAATCCCAGGCATCCAGACCATAAATCTCAACACACTTGGAGGCTCCGGGTTACAGATGCACCAGCTGCAGGGTGTTCCCATCACCATCGCCAGCACAGCAG GAGAGCAGGCGTTACATACAGGCGGAGAAAGTTTGGATGATAGCACAGCTATGGATGAGGAGGATATAAGCCCACCACCTCAAGGTCGACGTAACCGGAGGGAAGCCTGTACCTGCCCCTTCTGCAAGGATGGAGAAGGACG TGACCCAACTAAAAAGAAGCAGCACATTTGTCACATCACTGGCTGTGGGAAGATCTACGGCAAGACATCCCACCTGAGGGCCCACCTCCGCTGGCACACAGGAGAGCGACCATTCGTCTGCAGCTGGTCTTTCTGTGGCAAACGATTCACCCGTTCAGACGAGCTTCAGCGCCATAAGAGGACGCACACAG GTGAGAAAAAGTTTGTTTGCCCAGAGTGTCCCAAACGCTTTATGCGCAGCGATCACCTCTCAAAGCACGTCAAGACCCATTTgaacaaaaaagcagcagccgccaccaccagcagcaccacagtCTCAGCTGACGCTGCTTCCCCTGCAGCAGGCACAGAAGCCGGCACCGGAGCGGTGTCAGCCAATGACCAGCACACCATCGTTACCATGGAAACCTTATCTGCGGAGAGCATAGCTCGATTAGCTAGCAGTGGGATCAACATGATGCAGGTGGATCTTCACCAGATTAACGGCAACAGCTACTAA
- the sp1 gene encoding transcription factor Sp1 isoform X1: MSNQQQGEMAAVGSGGGFSQKRNTNSQDSQQPSPLALLAATCSRIDTPGENDSATDQQQNQQQQLDLNQGVFTSSANGWQVIPLSSQASAGTNTVTTDTSGVMTGVDPGKSRQVLSPPAAAASTQGQQQQPQQYVVAQAPSMQGQQVLTTISGVVPNIQYQVIPQFQTVDGQPLQFAHTQQDSAVPAAAGPGQQFQIVSSPNGQQLIAATNRAGPAGNIITMPSLLQGAIPIQNISLGNGVLQNQPQFLANMPVSLNGNITLLPVSTGTSGTGEANGGGDTGGNQLIQQQSQQPVSSNSGASYMTSVSTVTTQTSSSYGMTQTQNTNGAVTGTFQQNTASSLGVPIQPDNRDGQQPQQILLQPQQVIQGGAPLQTIQAGTVTTAGGQVFAAPTLSQEGLQNLQIMPNTGPILLRTVGPNGQVSWQTIQIQSPAGAQITLAPVQSLPQLGQAQGAAAAGGVSVNTVQIPGIQTINLNTLGGSGLQMHQLQGVPITIASTAGEQALHTGGESLDDSTAMDEEDISPPPQGRRNRREACTCPFCKDGEGRDPTKKKQHICHITGCGKIYGKTSHLRAHLRWHTGERPFVCSWSFCGKRFTRSDELQRHKRTHTGEKKFVCPECPKRFMRSDHLSKHVKTHLNKKAAAATTSSTTVSADAASPAAGTEAGTGAVSANDQHTIVTMETLSAESIARLASSGINMMQVDLHQINGNSY, encoded by the exons ATGAGCA ATCAGCAACAGGGTGAAATGGCCGCTGTGGGGAGCGGTGGAGGCTTCAgtcaaaagagaaacacaaactcTCAA GACTCACAGCAACCATCTCCTCTCGCCCTGTTGGCAGCCACATGCAGTCGCATTGACACCCCAGGAGAGAACGATTCAGCCACAGACCAACAACAaaaccagcagcaacagcttGACCTAAACCAGGGTGTTTTCACCTCCAGTGCCAACGGCTGGCAGGTTATCCCTCTCAGCAGCCAAGCGTCCGCAGGCACTAACACAGTCACCACTGACACTTCAGGGGTGATGACAGGAGTAGACCCAGGCAAGAGCAGACAGGTGCTGTCACCACCAGCAGCTGCCGCGAGCACTCagggacagcagcagcagccacagcagtaTGTAGTAGCTCAGGCTCCATCGATGCAGGGTCAGCAGGTGCTTACCACCATATCAGGTGTGGTGCCCAACATTCAGTACCAGGTTATTCCCCAGTTTCAGACAGTAGATGGCCAGCCACTGCAGTTCGCACACACTCAGCAGGACTCTGCTGTACCTGCTGCAGCAGGACCAGGGCAACAGTTTCAGATAGTGTCCTCTCCTAATGGCCAGCAGCTCATAGCTGCAACCAACAGAGCTGGTCCAGCAGGAAACATCATAACGATGCCCAGTCTCCTTCAGGGAGCCATCCCCATACAAAATATAAGCTTAGGCAATGGAGTGTTACAAAACCAGCCCCAGTTCCTGGCAAATATGCCCGTGTCACTAAATGGAAACATCACTTTGTTGCCTGTCAGTACTGGAACAAGTGGTACAGGAGAGGCAAATGGTGGAGGGGATACAGGGGGAAACCAGCTTATACAACAGCAATCGCAACAGCCGGTGTCTTCCAACAGCGGGGCAAGTTACATGACAAGTGTATCCACTGTCACCACGCAGACCTCCTCTTCCTATGGAATGACCCAAACACAGAACACTAATGGAGCAGTGACAGGGACATTCCAGCAGAACACAGCATCTTCCCTGGGGGTCCCGATCCAACCAGACAACAGAGATgggcagcagccacagcagatCCTTCTCCAGCCTCAGCAAGTTATCCAAGGTGGAGCACCCCTCCAGACCATTCAGGCTGGTACTGTCACGACCGCAGGCGGTCAGGTATTTGCGGCTCCGACACTCAGCCAGGAAGGGCTTCAAAATCTTCAAATTATGCCAAACACAGGCCCCATCCTCCTGCGCACTGTAGGCCCAAATGGCCAGGTGAGCTGGCAGACCATTCAGATCCAGAGTCCGGCGGGAGCACAGATCACGCTGGCCCCAGTGCAGTCTCTCCCCCAACTCGGCCAGGCTCagggagctgctgcagctggaggagtATCTGTCAACACAGTGCAAATCCCAGGCATCCAGACCATAAATCTCAACACACTTGGAGGCTCCGGGTTACAGATGCACCAGCTGCAGGGTGTTCCCATCACCATCGCCAGCACAGCAG GAGAGCAGGCGTTACATACAGGCGGAGAAAGTTTGGATGATAGCACAGCTATGGATGAGGAGGATATAAGCCCACCACCTCAAGGTCGACGTAACCGGAGGGAAGCCTGTACCTGCCCCTTCTGCAAGGATGGAGAAGGACG TGACCCAACTAAAAAGAAGCAGCACATTTGTCACATCACTGGCTGTGGGAAGATCTACGGCAAGACATCCCACCTGAGGGCCCACCTCCGCTGGCACACAGGAGAGCGACCATTCGTCTGCAGCTGGTCTTTCTGTGGCAAACGATTCACCCGTTCAGACGAGCTTCAGCGCCATAAGAGGACGCACACAG GTGAGAAAAAGTTTGTTTGCCCAGAGTGTCCCAAACGCTTTATGCGCAGCGATCACCTCTCAAAGCACGTCAAGACCCATTTgaacaaaaaagcagcagccgccaccaccagcagcaccacagtCTCAGCTGACGCTGCTTCCCCTGCAGCAGGCACAGAAGCCGGCACCGGAGCGGTGTCAGCCAATGACCAGCACACCATCGTTACCATGGAAACCTTATCTGCGGAGAGCATAGCTCGATTAGCTAGCAGTGGGATCAACATGATGCAGGTGGATCTTCACCAGATTAACGGCAACAGCTACTAA